The following are encoded together in the Candidatus Schekmanbacteria bacterium RIFCSPLOWO2_02_FULL_38_14 genome:
- a CDS encoding DNA-binding protein — translation MKTLIPLEAIEKKIYLIRGQKVMLDKDLAVLYCVKAIRLREQVKRNIKRFPEDFMFQLDEKEIDIMVSQNAIPSRKYLGGYQPYVFTEQGVAMLATVLNSERAIKVNIEVMRTFVRLRQMLASNKELAKRLDELESKYDAQFRVVFDAIRQLMTPPEPRQKQIGFLKGKEK, via the coding sequence ATGAAGACACTGATTCCATTAGAAGCGATTGAGAAAAAAATCTATTTGATACGTGGACAAAAGGTGATGTTAGATAAGGACCTTGCAGTTCTTTATTGTGTAAAAGCGATACGATTAAGAGAACAAGTTAAACGAAATATAAAACGTTTTCCTGAAGATTTTATGTTCCAATTAGATGAAAAAGAGATTGACATTATGGTATCGCAAAATGCGATACCTTCACGTAAATACCTCGGAGGGTATCAGCCTTATGTTTTCACAGAACAAGGAGTTGCAATGCTCGCCACTGTTTTAAACAGTGAAAGAGCAATAAAAGTCAACATTGAGGTTATGAGAACATTTGTCAGGCTACGCCAGATGCTTGCTTCCAACAAAGAACTTGCCAAAAGGCTTGATGAACTTGAAAGTAAATATGATGCACAATTCAGGGTTGTCTTTGACGCTATCCGTCAGTTGATGACTCCACCTGAACCAAGACAGAAACAAATTGGCTTTCTCAAAGGCAAAGAGAAATAA
- a CDS encoding nucleotidyltransferase, whose product MKTLEEIRNLLLRHKEQLRKEYGVKEIGIFGSYIRGEQDKSSDLDILIELEKPIGFVKFLKLENSLSALIGIKVELVTKKALKPYIGQRILQEVRYV is encoded by the coding sequence ATGAAAACACTTGAAGAGATAAGGAATTTGCTGTTAAGGCATAAAGAACAACTAAGGAAAGAATATGGGGTAAAAGAAATTGGCATATTCGGATCTTATATAAGGGGTGAACAGGACAAAAGCAGCGACCTTGATATTCTCATAGAGCTTGAAAAACCTATTGGGTTTGTGAAGTTCCTAAAGCTTGAGAATAGCTTATCTGCTTTGATAGGAATTAAAGTCGAACTTGTAACCAAAAAAGCCTTAAAGCCTTATATAGGACAACGCATTCTTCAAGAAGTTAGATATGTCTAA